The genomic DNA GCGCGAGGATCCCGGGCCCGTCGGCGAGGCGGCCGGCCGCCAGGACGACGACGGCGTGACCGACCTCGCCCCAGACCTCGTCCGGCACGCCGACGACGGCGCACTCGCGCACCGCCGGGTGACCCATCAGGGCGTCCTCCACTTCGGCCGGGTACACGTTCTCCCCGCCGGAGACGAACATGTCCTTGACCCGGTCGACGATGTAGGCGTAGCCGTCCTCGTCCGTGCGGGCGACGTCGCCCGTGCGCAGCCATCCGTCGTCGGTGAAGGCCGCGGCGGTGTCCTCGGGGCGGCCCCAGTAGCCGGACATCACGTGGGGTCCCTGGACGAGGACCTCGCCGCGCTGCCCGGGCTCTGCGGAACTGCCGTCGGCGAGGGCGACCCGGGTGTCGGTGAAGAAGTGCGGGACGCCCGCCGAACCCGCCTTGGCCGAAGTCTGTTCCCGGTCCAGGAAGAGCACGCCGGGGGATGCCTCGGTCATGCCGTATCCCTGGCTGAAGGCCAGGCCGCGGGCGAGGTACCGCTCGATGGTGCGTGCCGGGACGGGTGACCCGCCGCAGGTCACGGTGCGCAGGCTGGACAGGTCGGTCGTCCGCCAGCGCGGATGGGCGGCCATCGCGTCGTACATCGTCGGCACACCGAACATGTACGTCACGCGCCTGCGCTCGACGACCTCCAGCACCGTCCCCGGGTCGAAGGCCTCCAGCAGCACGACCCGGCCCCCCTTGAGCAGGGTCGGCAGGCAGGTCATGTTGAGCCCGGCGGTGTGGAACAGCGGGGCGACGACCAGGGTGACCTCGTCACCGGTCAGGTCGGTGTCGACGAGGACGTTGACGCTGTTCCAGGTGATGTTGGCGTGCGAGAGCACCGCGCCCTTGGGGCGGCCCGTCGTCCCGGAGGTGTACATGATGAGGCAGGGATCGTCCGGGGCGACCGGCTCGTCCAGTGGACCGGCGTCACTGCCCGCCAGCAGGTCCTCGTAGCCGCGGGCCTCACCGTCCGGCGTGCCGAGGGTGATGCGGTGCCGGACTCCGCCGTCCGCGGCGGCCGCGGCGGCCGTCCCGGCCTGCGCGGCGCCGTGGACCAGCACCGTACTGCCCGAGTCCCGGAGGCTGTATGCCAACTCGGGTGCTGTCAGGCGGGTGTTGAGCGGCACGAACACGGCACCGAGGGCACCCGCCGCGAACAGGGTCTCCAGGAAGGCCGGGTGGTTGGGGCCCAGGTGGGCGACCCGGTCGCCGCGGGCGACGCCGAGGGCGCGCAGCCCGTGCGCCAGACGCAGGACCCGTTCGTGCAGCAGGCGGTAGGTGATCTCGGCGTCCCGGTGGACCAGGGCCGTGCGCCCGGGGGTCTTGCGTGCCCGGCGGGCGGGCCAGGAGCCGATGCCTTGGTTCAACACGGCGTCCTCCCTCAGTCCTTGACCAGGCCGAGCAGGCGGGCGGCGTTGTCCTTGAGGATCCTGGGCCGGACCTCGGGTTTGATGTCGAGCCTCTCGAAGTCGGCCAGCCAGCGGTCCGGGGTGATGACCGGGTAGTCGGAGCCGAACAGCACCTTGTCCTTGAGCAGCGTGTTGGCGTACCGCACCAGCTGCGGAGGGAAGTACTTCGGGGACCAGCCCGACAGGTCGATGTGGACGTAGGGCTTGTGCGTGGCGACGGCGAGGGCCTCGTCCTGCCAGGGGAAGGACGGGTGCGCCAGGATGATCCGCAGTTCGGGGAAGTCCACGGCCACGTCGTCGACGAGCATGGGGTTGGAGTACTTCAGCCGGATGCCGCCGCCCCCGGGCACTCCGGCGCCGATCCCGGTCTGCCCGGTGTGGAACAGTGCGGGCACACCGAGTTCCTCGATGACCTCGTAGAGCGGGTAGGCCATCCGGTCGTTCGGGGCGAACGCCTGGATGCTGGGGTGGAACTTGAAGCCGCGTACCCCGTACTCCTCGACCAGGCGGCGTGCCTCGCGTACGCCCGCGCGGCCCTTGTGCGGGTCGACACTGGCGAACGGGACGAGCACGTCGGCGTGGGCGGCGCAGTTCTCGGCGACCTCCCCGTTGGCGATGCGCGGATGGCCGGTGGCGTGTTCGGCGTCCACGGTGAACACCACGGCGGCCATGTGCCGTTCCCGGTAGTACGCGGCCATCTCGTCGATGGACGGCTGCCGGTGGCCGTGCGCCTTGAAGTACTCCTCGGAGGCCCCGAAGAGCTCGGGACTCAGGGCGCCGTGACCGGTGCGGGAGATCTCCGCGTGGGTGTGGACGTCGATGGCGGTCAGGGCGTCGACATCGATGACCGGATCGCTCATGTCAGGCCTCCGGTGCCTTGGGAGCGGGGATGCCGAACGTCTCGGGGGCGGCGCCGACGCCGTCGTGCCAGCGCTCGCCGATCGCGTCGGCGCTCCAGCCGCCGTCGGCGAAGGCGACCGCCGCCTCCTTGGGGTGGGCCCACAGGGCCAGCCGGTCGCCGCCGATGCCGATGGCCTGCCCGGTGACGTCCTTGGCGGTGTCCGAGGCGAGGAAGGTGATCAGACCGGCCACGTCCTCGACGGTGCCCAGTCCCTCGTCCTTGCGCAGCCAGTCCGGCAGGGGCGCGCCGGTGCGCTCGGCCTCCTCGATGACCGGGGCGAAGGCCGGGATGGTCTTGGTCATCTCGGTGGCGGCGACGGGGACGACCGCGTTGACGGTGATGCCCGCCCGGGCCAGCTCGAGTGCCCAGGTCCGGGCCATCGCCACGATGCCGGCCTTGGCGGCGGCGTAGTTGGTCTGGCCGAAGTTGCCGCGCTGGCCGGCGGGGGAGGAGATCAGGATCAGCCGTCCGCCCTCACCCTGCTCGCGCATCCGCACCGCCGCGGCCCGGGCGCAGGTGAAGGTGCCGCGCAGGTGGACCTTGACCACGGAGTCGAAGTCGTCGTCCGTCATCTTCCACAGCACCCGGTCGCGGAGGATGCCGGCGTTGGTGACGAGGACGTCCAGCCGGCCGAACTCGCGCACCGCCGCCTCGGTGAGCTGTTCGGCGGCCTCGCCGTCGCCCACGGCGGCCACGACGCCGGTGGCCCTGCCGCCGGCCGCGGTGATGGCGCCGACCGCCTCGTCGACCACCTCGGCGTCGACGTCGTTGACCACGACGGCGGCGCCCGCGGCGGCCAGGGCCCGGGCGTAGGCGAGTCCCAGTCCGCGTCCGCTCCCGGTGACGACGGCGACCTTGCCCTGCAGATCCATGACAGTGCCTCTTCCTGATGGCGGTGGGATTCCTGTGGAGCGGTGCGGCAGACCGGCCCGGCACCCACGATTGATCGACAGGAATCCTGTCGGTTGGCTTCAGTGTTCTCTTTTAACAGGAATCCTGTCAATGGCTTAGGGTGGTCCACCGTGAGACACGGATCGGCAGTCGGTGGAGGCACAGGATGACGCGCACGCGAACGCCGGACCGGCCCGCGGAGGAGGCCGGATCCGAGACCGGAGCGGGGCCGTCGCTGCTCTACCTGCTCAAGCGGACCGAGCTCGTGGTCCGCGCGCGCCTGGAGGACGTGCTCAAGCCCGCCGGTGTCACCGCGCTGCAGTACACGGCGCTGACCGTGCTGGAACGCCACGACGGCATCTCCGCCGCGCAGTTGGCCCGCGACTCGTTCGTGACGGCGCAGTCCATGGCGGACATGGTGCGCGCGCTGGAGAACCGGGGTCTGGTGCGACGCGAGCCGAACCCGTCGAACCGGCGGGAGAAGGTGATCCTGCTCGCGGACGCCGGACGACGGCTGCTCGCGGACTACGCCGAACCGGCCCGGCTCCTGGAGCGGCGCATGGTGGCGGAGCTCGGCCCCGCCGACGTCCAGCGCTTCCGTGACGCCCTGAAGAGCGCGCACCGCGCGCTGTCCTGACCGAGCCGGGTGACTCGCGGCGCGGGTGACGTGTGGCCGGGCCCGGGTCCGGCTGCCCGGTTCAGGACTTCGAGTGCGTCACCTCGTCCAGCCGCCGGGCCGCCGCCGCCTGCTCGAACGGGGTGTCCCCGTGCGCCCTGCGGTCGCCCAGTGAGGCGTACAGGTCGGCTATGGCCGCGGAGTCGTGATGGGAGACCAGTTCTGCCAGAGCGGGTGAGACCGTGCCGAGGATCTGCCGGAACCGCAGCTCGGCCAGGGGGCCCAGGCGGTCGTAGATCTCCAGGAAGACCTGCTGGGCACGCGGCCGGTCCCAGTCGGACGGCAGCAGCTCGGCCGGCAGGTCCGGGTCGGTCTCGGGGAACCGCCGCCAGGCCACCCGGAGTTCGGTGCGGGTGCGCAGTGCCTCGGCCGGACTGATCAGGCCCGCCGCGAGGCTTTGCAGCACCGGCTCGTAGCGTTCGGTGAAGGCGCGGTACTCCTTGCTCAGCGACGTCAGGTCGAACGCCGAGACCGGGTCGCCCCGGCGAGTGCCGGGCACCGCCGCGCAGCGCAGTACGGTCGCCGTCTCGATGCCGAGTTCCCGCAGCAGTGCCTGCGCGTCGGCGCCGAGGTCGTGGGGTGACACCCATACGCCGTCGTACAGCGCGGCGAACCGCAGCAGCCGCAGCCGGGAGCGGAGCGCGGTGCGAAGACCGCGGGCCTGCTCGGGGACGGAAAACGCGACGACCGTCCACTGTCCGTCCCACTCGGGCGCGGTCGTGCCGAAGGTCAGCATCCGGTGCGTGCGTTCGACGATCACCTCGGAGGTGCGCGCCGGGATCCCGTACGCCGTGGTGCGTCCGCTGCGGGAGGTGTCCAGGAGCCCGCGGGTCGCCAGCCGGCGCATCGCGGCTCTGGCGCCGTCGGACGTCACGTCGAAGTCGGCGAGCAGTCTCACCAGGGCTGTGGCGGGGATGTGTTCGTCGCGCCAGTACCAGAAGTCGCCCAGCAGGGACGTCAGCAGGAGCTGGGGCTCCGCCCCGTTCTGAGCCCGGGGCAGCTCGGCCTTCGGCAGGTCCTTCCCCATGGCACCTCGGTTCCCTCAGGGGTCTTCGCGTCGCGTCGAAGTATCGCACGACTCTTGTCATAGGCGACACCTCGTGCGACGCTCGGCATCGATACCGACAATGACGCGGATCTCCTCCCATGCAAGGGAACACCTTCATGCGTAACTTTCGAGGCCACCGTCGGTGGCGAACATGTTGCACCCTCACGACCGCGCTCGTCTCCGCCGTGGCACTCGCCGGCTGCGCCGCGGACGAGGAGGACGGCGTCTCCAAGCCCTCCATTCCCGAGGTGACCGCGCTCCACGACGCACTGCCGCAGTCGGTCAGGGACTCGGGTGTCCTGCGGTTCGCGGGTGACTCGCACCCGCCCTTCCGCTCGGTGGGCGCCGACGGCTCCGTGACGGGCATCGACCAGGACCTGCAGGAAGCACTCGGGCAGGTACTCGGAGTACGCACCGAGATCAAGATCGTGAACAACCTCCCCGCCGCGCTCCAGGGCATGCTCAGCGGACGCTACAACGGCTTCAACGGGCCCGTGCAGGCCACCGTCGAACGCGAGCGCCAGTTCGACACCATCACCTGGATGACCAGCCGCACCTCCTACGTCGTGCCCAGGACCGGCAAGACCCGGATCTCCTCCGCCGCCGACCTGTGCGGAAAGCAGGTCGCCGTGGTGAAGTCGAGCGTCGTCGAGAGTCAGCTGGCCAAGCTGTCCGCGTACTGCACCGACCAGGGCAAGCAGGCCACCAGGTCGATCGGACTCGACGACACCAACGCCACCCTCCTCGCCGCCCAGTCCGGCCGCGCCGACGCCGCCGGGATGACCCAGGCCGCCGCCATCGACGTCACCGGGTCCCAGTCGGAGAAGTACGACTACGTCACCCAGACCGAGGAGCAGGGCGCCACCACCGACAACCTCGCCCTCCTCGTGCCCAAGGAGAGCAAGCTCGGCCCGGTGATCCAGAAGGCCTTCCAGAAGCTCGTCGACGACGGTGAGTACCGACGCGTCATGGAGCACTGGGGACTGAAGGACGTGATGGTCGACAAACCCGTCCTCAACATCGCCAGCAAAGAGAGCTGAACCGTGGCCGGACCCATCCCACTGACGGAGAGCAGGATCCCCACCGACCCGAAGACCGACGACGTCGCCCTGTCCAGGCGGCGCGTGCGGCCCTGGCGGGTGGTGGCCGGCGCGGTACTCGCGCTCGTCGCCGTGCTCCTCGTCCACTTCCTGGTGACCAATCCGCGCCTGGAGTGGGGCGTCGTCGCGGAGTACCTCTTCGAACCCTCGGTGCTCTCCGGGCTCGGCACCACGGTGTGGCTCGCCGTCGCGGCCACCGTCGTCGGCGCCGTCGTCGGCGCGGTGCTCGCCGCGGCGCAGATGTCCCAGTTTCCGCCGGTCCGTTGGGCGGCCACGCTCTACATCGGCGTGTTCCGCGGCATCCCGCCCCTGGTGCAGCTCATCTTCTGGTTCAACCTCGCCTACCTCCTGCCGCGCATCTCCCTCGGCATCCCCTTCGGCCCGGAGTTCGCCTCCTGGGACGCCAACGAGGTGATCACGCCGGTCACGGCCGCCGTCATCGGCCTGTCGCTGGTCGAGTCCGCGTACATGGCGGAGATCATCCGCGGTGGACTGCTGGGCGTGGAGCAGGGACAGCGCGACGCGGCCCGGGCGATGGGCTTCACCCCTGTCCAGACCTTCTTCCGGGTGGTGATCCCGCAGGCGATGCGCGTGATCATCCCGCCGGCCGGCAGCCAGTTCATCAGCGTGCTCAAGGGGACGGCGCTGGTCTCGGTGATCGCCATGTCCGACCTGCTGCACTCGGTCCAGGTCGTCTACAACCGCACCTACGAGATCGTCCCCATGCTCATCGTGGCCTGTCTCTGGTACCTCGCCGTGGTCACCCTGTTCACCGTCGGACAGCGCTGGCTGGAACGGCACTTCTCCAGGGGCCACACCGCCGGCGGCCCGACCCGCCGCCCGAAGAAGACCACAGACGGAGCGTCCGCATGACCACTGGACCCGCCCTGCGCGTGCGGGGCATACGCAAGAACTTCGGCGACCACGCCGCCCTCGACGGAGTCGACCTCGACGTCGCCGACGGAGAGGTCGTCACGATCATCGGGCCCTCCGGCTCCGGCAAGTCCACCCTCATCCGGTGCGTGCACCAGCTGGAGACCATCGACTCCGGCGCGATCTACCTGGACGGCGAACTGCTCGGCCACGAACACCACCGCGGCGCCCTGCGCCCCCTCAACGCCCGCCGGGTCGCCGCCCAGCGCGGCCGGATGAGCATGGTCTTCCAGCAGTTCCACCTCATCCCGCACTTCACCGTGCTCCGCAACATCACCGAGGCCCCGGTCCGCGTCCACGGCAGGTCCCGCGAGGAGGCCGAGGCCGAGGGACGCGATCTGCTCGCACGCGTCGGGCTCGCCGACCGCGCCGCCCACTACCCGCGTCAGCTCTCCGGAGGCCAGCAGCAGCGGGTGGCGATCGCGCGGGCCGTCGCGGCCCGGCCGCGCGTGATGCTCTTCGACGAACCCACCAGCGCCCTCGATCCCGAACTCGTCGACGAAGTACTCGCCGTCATGCGGAAGCTGGCCACCGAGGGCATGACGATGGTCGTGGTGACCCACGAGATCGCCTTCGCCCGCGAGGTCGCCGACCGCTGCGTCTTCATGGAGGCGGGCCGCATCGTCGAGAGCGGAACGCCCGACGAGATGCTCACCAACCCCCGTACCGCGCGCCTGCGTTCGTTCCTCGCCCGGCACCGCGACAGCAACGACTCACCTCAGGAGCCCGTCTCGTGATCACCGTCGCCTCGGTCGGGGACCTCATCCTCGACGAGCCCGATCCCGCCTCGTTCCTGGCCCCCTCGGCACCCCTGCTGAGCGCCGCGGACGTCACCGTCGGGCACGTCGAGGTCCCGCACTCGACCACCACCGTCCAGCAGAGCACCGACGTCCCCGCGCCCCCGGCCGACCCCGCCGCCCTCACGGCGCTCGCCCAGGCCGGCTTCGACATCGTCACGCTCGCCGGGAACCACATCTACGACGCGGGCGACACCGGGGTCGCCGACACCGTCGCGCACGCCCGTCGGGCCGGCCTGGCCACCGTCGGCGCCGGAGCCAACCT from Streptomyces sp. CB09001 includes the following:
- a CDS encoding long-chain fatty acid--CoA ligase gives rise to the protein MLNQGIGSWPARRARKTPGRTALVHRDAEITYRLLHERVLRLAHGLRALGVARGDRVAHLGPNHPAFLETLFAAGALGAVFVPLNTRLTAPELAYSLRDSGSTVLVHGAAQAGTAAAAAADGGVRHRITLGTPDGEARGYEDLLAGSDAGPLDEPVAPDDPCLIMYTSGTTGRPKGAVLSHANITWNSVNVLVDTDLTGDEVTLVVAPLFHTAGLNMTCLPTLLKGGRVVLLEAFDPGTVLEVVERRRVTYMFGVPTMYDAMAAHPRWRTTDLSSLRTVTCGGSPVPARTIERYLARGLAFSQGYGMTEASPGVLFLDREQTSAKAGSAGVPHFFTDTRVALADGSSAEPGQRGEVLVQGPHVMSGYWGRPEDTAAAFTDDGWLRTGDVARTDEDGYAYIVDRVKDMFVSGGENVYPAEVEDALMGHPAVRECAVVGVPDEVWGEVGHAVVVLAAGRLADGPGILAHLRGRLAKYKIPKTVAFAAELPRTASGKIIKSAVREARPAPSPEPTNPTPWKGSTP
- a CDS encoding amidohydrolase family protein, yielding MDVDALTAIDVHTHAEISRTGHGALSPELFGASEEYFKAHGHRQPSIDEMAAYYRERHMAAVVFTVDAEHATGHPRIANGEVAENCAAHADVLVPFASVDPHKGRAGVREARRLVEEYGVRGFKFHPSIQAFAPNDRMAYPLYEVIEELGVPALFHTGQTGIGAGVPGGGGIRLKYSNPMLVDDVAVDFPELRIILAHPSFPWQDEALAVATHKPYVHIDLSGWSPKYFPPQLVRYANTLLKDKVLFGSDYPVITPDRWLADFERLDIKPEVRPRILKDNAARLLGLVKD
- a CDS encoding SDR family NAD(P)-dependent oxidoreductase — translated: MDLQGKVAVVTGSGRGLGLAYARALAAAGAAVVVNDVDAEVVDEAVGAITAAGGRATGVVAAVGDGEAAEQLTEAAVREFGRLDVLVTNAGILRDRVLWKMTDDDFDSVVKVHLRGTFTCARAAAVRMREQGEGGRLILISSPAGQRGNFGQTNYAAAKAGIVAMARTWALELARAGITVNAVVPVAATEMTKTIPAFAPVIEEAERTGAPLPDWLRKDEGLGTVEDVAGLITFLASDTAKDVTGQAIGIGGDRLALWAHPKEAAVAFADGGWSADAIGERWHDGVGAAPETFGIPAPKAPEA
- a CDS encoding MarR family transcriptional regulator; translated protein: MTRTRTPDRPAEEAGSETGAGPSLLYLLKRTELVVRARLEDVLKPAGVTALQYTALTVLERHDGISAAQLARDSFVTAQSMADMVRALENRGLVRREPNPSNRREKVILLADAGRRLLADYAEPARLLERRMVAELGPADVQRFRDALKSAHRALS
- a CDS encoding PaaX family transcriptional regulator C-terminal domain-containing protein, coding for MGKDLPKAELPRAQNGAEPQLLLTSLLGDFWYWRDEHIPATALVRLLADFDVTSDGARAAMRRLATRGLLDTSRSGRTTAYGIPARTSEVIVERTHRMLTFGTTAPEWDGQWTVVAFSVPEQARGLRTALRSRLRLLRFAALYDGVWVSPHDLGADAQALLRELGIETATVLRCAAVPGTRRGDPVSAFDLTSLSKEYRAFTERYEPVLQSLAAGLISPAEALRTRTELRVAWRRFPETDPDLPAELLPSDWDRPRAQQVFLEIYDRLGPLAELRFRQILGTVSPALAELVSHHDSAAIADLYASLGDRRAHGDTPFEQAAAARRLDEVTHSKS
- a CDS encoding transporter substrate-binding domain-containing protein; translation: MALAGCAADEEDGVSKPSIPEVTALHDALPQSVRDSGVLRFAGDSHPPFRSVGADGSVTGIDQDLQEALGQVLGVRTEIKIVNNLPAALQGMLSGRYNGFNGPVQATVERERQFDTITWMTSRTSYVVPRTGKTRISSAADLCGKQVAVVKSSVVESQLAKLSAYCTDQGKQATRSIGLDDTNATLLAAQSGRADAAGMTQAAAIDVTGSQSEKYDYVTQTEEQGATTDNLALLVPKESKLGPVIQKAFQKLVDDGEYRRVMEHWGLKDVMVDKPVLNIASKES
- a CDS encoding amino acid ABC transporter permease, which codes for MAGPIPLTESRIPTDPKTDDVALSRRRVRPWRVVAGAVLALVAVLLVHFLVTNPRLEWGVVAEYLFEPSVLSGLGTTVWLAVAATVVGAVVGAVLAAAQMSQFPPVRWAATLYIGVFRGIPPLVQLIFWFNLAYLLPRISLGIPFGPEFASWDANEVITPVTAAVIGLSLVESAYMAEIIRGGLLGVEQGQRDAARAMGFTPVQTFFRVVIPQAMRVIIPPAGSQFISVLKGTALVSVIAMSDLLHSVQVVYNRTYEIVPMLIVACLWYLAVVTLFTVGQRWLERHFSRGHTAGGPTRRPKKTTDGASA
- a CDS encoding amino acid ABC transporter ATP-binding protein; the protein is MTTGPALRVRGIRKNFGDHAALDGVDLDVADGEVVTIIGPSGSGKSTLIRCVHQLETIDSGAIYLDGELLGHEHHRGALRPLNARRVAAQRGRMSMVFQQFHLIPHFTVLRNITEAPVRVHGRSREEAEAEGRDLLARVGLADRAAHYPRQLSGGQQQRVAIARAVAARPRVMLFDEPTSALDPELVDEVLAVMRKLATEGMTMVVVTHEIAFAREVADRCVFMEAGRIVESGTPDEMLTNPRTARLRSFLARHRDSNDSPQEPVS